The window TCCGAGACTGCGGCTTCTCGCCTTGTCGATTCTGTAGAATCTTTCGAAGATCCTGGATAGATGTTCCTTGGGAATTCCGCACCCCTCATCTCTAACCCTTATGATAACCTCGTTAGCCTCACGGTGGGCATTTAGATATACGGAGCTGTCCGGGTTGCTGTACTTGATGGCATTGTCGAGAAGATTGGCTATCGCATGCTCAATGAGAAGCGGATTCGTCCTTAGTTTGAGTTCGGATTGGCAGAAGATGTCTATCTTTATCCCTTTTTGATCGGCCTTGATCGATGCGATCTCCACTGCTTCGGCGAGGAGCTCTTTTGCGCTGACCTCCTCCATAGGGATCTCGCTTTTTTCTATTTCCTGTTCGATCCTGGCAAGCATAAGCAGGTCGTCGATGATCGAGTTCAACCTCTCCGACTGTTTGTAGGCCGTGTGGAGAAAATTTGTTCTGTCATCATCGGAAAGATCTTTTCCCTCGATGACCATCTCCAAAAATCCTACTATAGATGTGACCGGTGTTCGCAGCTCATGCGAAACATTTGATACAAAATCCTTTCGGACGCGGTCGAGCTTTTCCAGGCGATCTCTCATCTTTTTCATGGATTCGCACAGGGAGGATATCTCCTGGCTGCCTGAGTCCGGCAAATGTGCGTTGAAATTTCCTTCGGTAAATTTTTCGGCGGCCAGTTCAAGCTGTTTTACCGGCCTACCTATCATCCTTGCAAACCAGATGCTTATGAAAAGCGCCACCGTCAAGATCGCCAGTCCCGTCATGACTATCTTGTAGTAGAGGGATGTCAGGGATGCCTTTATAAGCGTCAGAGGAACAGCCCCTCTGAGAACTCCGGTCTCTTTTTTTTCGTTCAAAACCGGGACGGCAGTGTATAGCATTTCTTCTCCAGTGGTGTCGCTTAACCTGACGCCGCTGGATATCTCTCCGCGCAGAGCTGCAGCAAACTCCGGCCTGGATGAGTGATTTTCCATCTGTCCGGCCTCGCCCGATGTGTCGCATGCGACTTTGCCATCGGCAAGAATAGCGGTTATCCTCATCCCCTCTATTTCTCCAAGTTCGGAACAGATTCTGCTGAGTGCCATTCCGGAAGGCATGAGATCGACTGCTATCCTGAGTTTGTCGGACATCTTTTCAGAGAATCTGGCGATGTAAAAAGATTTTATCGAACGGGAAGAGAACCACGCGAAAGCTGCCATGCACATGAATATTATGAGAGCGAAAAGCGGAATTATCTGCCAGATCAGCTTGGTACGCCTCATTTGTCCTCTCTCATTCTATAGCCGACGCCGCGGACCGTCTCTATGAAACGCCCCGCCCGGTCCCCAAGTTTTTTTCTGAGCCCTACGACCTGAACATCTACCGAGCGATCGGTCGCGGGATAATCATCTCCGTGAACGCTGCTTACGATCTGGCTTCGCGTAAACACCCTTCCGGGATTTTTTGCCAGCAGGTACAGGAGGCGGAACTCGGTTGCTGTGAGATCGGTTTTTTTACCCTTTATTTCAACCTCAAATTTTTTGGGATCTATGGATATGGAGTGGATTTTTACCGGAAGCTCTGTTGGAGAAGGATCCGGGGAAGTTTTCCTCATTGCCGCTTTCATCCTCGCTGCGAGGATCTTTGGGCTAAAGGGCTTGGTTATATAGTCGCATGCACCGAGTTCCAACCCTGTTACTATGTCGGATTCTTCGCCTTTTGCCGTTAGCATCATGATCGGTACGTCGCGCAATTTATCATCGAGTTTGCATTCTTTGCAAATTTCGAGTCCATCCCTGCCGGGAAGCATTATGTCGAGTATGACGAGGTCTGGTGAAAATTTTCGTATTTCCTCTACGGCGATCTCTCCGGATGCAATTCCCTTGGGTTCAAATCCTTCGCGCAATGAAACCTGGCTGACCAGTTCCCGTATTGCGTCGTCGTCCTCAACTATCATTACTTTTTTCATACTTCGGGCAGCCCTCCGATGGGGATGAGTATCAGTTTTGGAGCTATTGTCTAGGTGCTTTGATCGATTCGGATCAGTATGCCTTGGAAGTCGGGTCCAGAATCCGCTGGACTTAGGCCTCGCCGGACATATAATCCTGCGCCTCGGTGGATATATGCTCAAAATAATATTATTTCCGCTTCGAGTCCTAGCCTTTTTAATAGGTTATATCTCGTACAACTTCGAAATTGCATCGGACTGGCTGGTCGGGATTACCCGCAAAAGCGAGTATTTACGAAAGGGTTCCTGCAATAAATGTGGCAAATGCTGCATGCTGCTGGCCTTGCAGATTCCGCGATGCTTGGCGCGTTTTTCCGGCGCGCGCAGGATGATATCGATCTGGCACAAGTTTTTGATGAACTTCAATTTTGAGGGATTCGAAGAGGGCTGGATGCTTTACAGCTGCGGCTATTTCAATCATGAGCGAGGGAGTTCTGGAGGATGTTCCATATATCCTTTCCGCCACAGAATATGCAGATTTTTCCCACGCCAAAAGCTCTATGGGCACCCATCGCTGGATCCTGAATGCGGATATCGGTTCGTCGGCAGAAAAATTTCATCTGCCAATTTCGCTTCTTCCGGCATGACGTTCAATGAACAATTACGCGTGGTGCGTGAAAAGATAAAGAAATGAAATGGGAGAAAATTGGAAAAGTTTTCGTGGCGTGTGAGCAAGTCGGCTTTCGCCGCGGGCCGGTCATGTGACGTCATATATGCGTTGAGATTATTTCGATCTGGTGTAAAGTGTTCTGCCAGGGGGGGCGATGAGCGTAGTTACCGACAATCTGGGCTTCTGGTCGAGCAGGGCAAGGCCGATTGTGGGGCTGTCGCTCTGTGCCGCATTTGTTATCTTGCACCTCCTTCCTCTCTCGGCGGTTTTCGGAGGGGATGCGGACTATAATTTAATTGCTGGGCTTTTCGCCTCTTTGCCTCTGTATAATGTCGCGGATGCTATTCTCGCCTTGCTGGTTGTGGCGCATGCCTTCCTGTCGGTCCTCTCGATATATTACTCCTCAGTTGCCCCTGCATCTTTTTTTTCATCCGGGAATCTCACCTACGTCATCGGAAGGGTTTCGGCGGTGGCGATTGTGCCATTTGTAGCGTATATGATGTACGTGACAAGGTTTTCTCCAGGTGCAGTTCCGAGCGGCGCCGCCGATTTCAGTTCAATCTCATCTGTGATCTCATCGCGTTCCGAGTTCGTTTTTTTTGTATGTGGTTTCATAGCCTTTGGAGCCTACATAGCCTGTGCGTTGAGGCTCGTATTATTTCAATGGGGATTGCTCGCAGGCGCACGATCGAAAAGGTTTTTCTGGATTTTTACGTCCGGTGCAGGTTTTGTCGTAGCGGTGTGGGGTTTGCTGGTTCTTTTTGCTTTTAGGGCTTGATTGGAGATTAGATGCCTTCGGAACGAAAGAGAAAGATTCTCATCATAGGCGCGGGGCTCGCGGGGCAGATGGCCGCGGTTGTTGCGGCAAGGGCCGGTGCCTCTGTCACTATTACCTCAGTGCTCGAGCCGATGAGGGAGTATTCCTGCGAATTTTTAAACTCTTTCAACGTCTCGTCCGGCCGAAGTGAAAAATTTTTAGAAAGCTTTTTTTCGAAGGCTCTGGAAACTTCCTGCGGCCTTGCAGATTCCAAGATGCTCCGGTCGATGTGCGAGGCTTCGCGCAGCATGGCTGTATGGCTGGAAGATATCGGTGTTAGGTTCGATCGGGATTCAAACGGGCTGGTGAAAGAATGCGCCGACATCAGATGTGGATTTTCAACTATTCGCTCCGGCGAATTTACATCCCGCAGAATATCGCTGGCTTTATTTGGCGAGCTGTTGAAGCTTTCCTCTTGCGGATCAGTTTTTATGATGAACGGGTGGGAGTTTCTTTCACCTGTCATCGGCGATGCCGGCAGGTGTTGCGGTGCGGTGTTTATAAATAAAAAGAGCATGGAGATAAGGGCGATAGAGGCGGATGCTACCATAATGTCCTTCGGAGGATATTCTTCGATATATTCACCTACGCTTAGGTCCTCTTTTCTGGATGGGTCGGCGCTAGTCTCATCAATGCGGGGTGGGGCCAGGGCTGTCAATCCGGAGTTCATGTCTTTTGCTGAGTGCCATCATGATGATCATAACGAAGATAGCACGCCGGCTGCCTATTTCAGCCTTGGCGGCCTGGAGGTTGACCATTTCCACAAGTGTTCCGTAGTAGGGATGTACGCGGCCGGAGAGGCTGCTTGCGCCTATCACGGAGCCTCGTTGCTGAGTGGAAACGAAATTCTCTCTGAAGTTTACGGAGGATTTGTGGCGGGTAGTAGCGCTGCTGCAGGAGAGGAGGATGTCGGTCATGCCACTCCGCCCTCCCTTTTGGAATCAGCCGTTGCGGCGGAAGAGAAACTCAATGCCAAGATAGCATCTCACGAGGGGAGTGAGAACGCCTATGTCATAGCCCGGGAGCTTTCAGAGCTCCTTTCATCGGCGGGGCGCTTAGTCGGCGAGGCGGAACATTCTGCCGATTCATCTTTGAAGATAGCCGAACTGAAAGCACGTTTCAACTCGGCTCCGCTCGGTGATAAGATAGAATGGTGCAATCAAAACTTACTGTTCATGCGGAGGCTGGAAAAAAAGTTTGATATGGCCAAGATGTTAGTTGCAGCATGTAAACTGAGGCGCGAGAGCCGCGGAGTTTCTGGGAAGCCGGATCTTTCGGAAGGGTCTGGCGAAGTCGCTTCGAGGAGCGTTGCTATCATTGCATCCGGTGAGGTCGAGGTTTCCAATACGGTTTAAAATCCGCTTTATCAGGAGTCCCTGGATGAAAAAAGGGGAATTGGAAATTTTTTTGAAGGTGAAAAGGCAGGATGGTCCGGATGGAATATCCTACTGGGAACGCTTTGAATTTTCGGTTCCAGCAGAGACTACGGTCCTCTCGTTGATTTCGAAAATATCCGAGGAGCCTGTCACGGACGAAGGGAAACCATCCACCCACGTATGCGTAGAATCTTCATGTGGAAGGGGGCTCTGCGGATCTTGCTCAATGCTTATCAACGGGCGCCCCATGCTCGCATGCAAAACCATGGTTTCGGATTTGGATTCCAGAATAACTGTAGAGCCCCTGGCGAAATTTCCCGTCATAAGGGACTTGGTCACCGACAAGTCTTCGATGTGCGGGGATTTACTTTACCACGAGCTTTGGAGCGGTTGCGAATCTCTGCCCTCCGACGATGGCGGCTCTCCTGATTTTGCCAGATTTGAAGCGGGGCGGCAGCGCCTTTCAGCCTCCTTTATGGACTGTTTGATGTGTGGGGCCTGCGTCGAGGTCTGTCCCAGTGTCACTTCAAGGTCAAAATTTCCGGGCGCATGGCTTTTTAGCGTAATGCTAGGGATGAGCCTCAATTGTTCGGATTTATCCGCTATCAAAAAAATGAGGCGCTCAGCTGCAGGGCCGGAGGGGCTTTCCCAGTGCGAGGGGGTGGGAAACTGCTCCGAATTTTGCCCCATGGGGCTCAGGCTCTCCGATGCCATGGGAATCGCAGGTTTTGAGGCGGCGGTCCAGTCTTTGATTGATTTTATAAGGGAAGAGAGCTAATTCCCTAACCTATCTGAAACATAAAAGGAGGCTTTAATTATGAAAAGATATCTTTTTCTGCTGTTGATGTTGCCGGTCATTTTTATTGCCTGTGAAAAGATGGATTCTGCCGTAGAAAGCGCGACCCCTCCGCCCGACGCCGTAAATGACCATGTCGCGACCCCTTTTCAAGGGACTATGAATCCGGGCGCCGTTGCTACCATCGTCATCGGCGAGGCTTCATTTTCTGTGGAGATAGCGGAGTCCGACGAGGAGAGAAGGTTAGGGCTCATGAATCGTGAATCGATCCCTCCGAATTATGGGATGTGGTTTGTGTTTCCAGAATTAGTTCGGGAACCTTTCTGGATGAAAGATACTCAGATTCCTTTGGACATAATATTCGTCGGCGACGATATGAGAGTGGTCGATATCATCAAGAACGCTACGCCTGGATCTGAGGATCTTCTCAAATCAAAGGATCCCTACAGGTATGTTTTAGAGGTCAACTCCGGTTCTGCCGATCGATACGATATAGAAGTTGGCGATGCTGTCGAAAAGAGGGTTGGTCCTAAATAATATTTAGGATTGAAGCCATTAAGATTAAGATGACCTTACCGTTCCAACAATAACTTCGACCATGGACAATTGACCATCGACCAGAACATCAAGAAGCTAGAATCTAGAAGTGAGTTACCAGTCACGGTCGTTGCTGGATCTCCGATAAAGTCACTCGGGGATGACGACCTTCTCGTCACTCGGGGATGACGACCACACTGTCATTCCCGCGGTTTTAAGCTGCCGCTACCGCGGGGTTCCGACCGCTCACCAGTTACGAGTCACCAGGCAGGCGACTGACGCAGATAGCTTTTAGAGTCGCCCTGAATTTGCTGATTTTTCAGAGGTTACCTAAGGATTCCGGGTTTTCTTTTTGTTTGTTATCCAATCCTCTATTCGACCTTTTTCTCCTCGGCAGGAGGAGTTTCGGCTTCTGCAGCCTTCGCGGCTTTTTGTTCTGCTGCTTTCATCTTAAATTTTTCCAGGACTTCCTTTTCGGGTTTCTCCTCTTCGTTTTTCTGCCCCTCTTCCTCGGCGTAAACTATCGTGGCGTCCTTTTTAAGCTTGGTGAGTAGATCGCTTTTGGAGTCGCCACGCATTTTGAAAAGTATGTTTTGCTCGGCATCGCCGAATGGCTCAACTTCGGCGGCCTTGGTCACCATTATCAGGTGATAGCCTTTTGCAGTCTTGATCGGACCGGAGACCTGATCGACGCTCATCTCAAAGGCCTTCTCCACGAGAGGGGCCATTCCACGACCAGCCAGCCTCTGGTCGTCCTTGGATACCATTCCCATATCCCCGCCTTTGGATCTCGTGGCTATATCTTCCGAATTTTCCCTGGCGATTTTTGCAAAATCCTCTCCTGCCTCTACCTTTGTTTTTAATTCCTCTACGATCTTCAGGGCTTCCTGTTCTGTGCGAACCTTAGGGCCCTTTGCTGATTTTTTGGCTTTTTTGATCTCCTCAGGGGATTGGTATTTTATCATCACCTGGGACATCTTGAGCTTTTTGAATTCTTCAGGGTGCTCGTCGTAATATTTTTTCGCTACCTTTTTGAGGTCGCTTTCCACAAGCGACTGAGCGATGATCACCTTCCTGTATAGGTCTATCTTTGCCTTCACTTCCGAATCGCGATTGAGCCCCTGCTTTATCGCTTCCTGATAAAGGAGTTCCTGTTCGACGAGATTTTCGATGACTCCCTTTCTGCCGATCGGGCTGAGTAGCTGGGCCTTTATCCTCGGGTTTATATCGCCGAGTAGGTCAAGGTCACCTTGGGTGATCTTGTTTCCATTTATATCCACCACGACTTTGCCTGAGGATGATCCTCCGCCGCAGGCAGAAACAACGGAAACGACTAGCGCGAGTACGACAACGAGGCTTAATTTTTTCATGACTCCCCCTTGAAAGGTTTATTCGAGCGCGGTTTATACAACTTGCCGGTCTGACATGTCAAATAAGATGAAGCCCGAGGGTTTCTGGTCAATACCTTATTTGAAAAGCGGAGAACTCTCCTGCAGGCTCTTCCCATGAAAGATCGAATTTATCGACTTTTGCCGCTGGTGGTCCTTTTTGACACCACCTGGCCAGCTTTTCGAGCGACTCCTTCTTCCCTTCAGCCGTGATTTCTACCCCTCCGTCGGGAAGGTTTCTTACAAAGCCGGTCAGCCCCAACGCTTTGGCCTCTTTTTCGGTGTTGGCCCTGTAAAATACCCCCTGAACCCTTCCTCCAACCCTTATTTTTATTCTCTTCATGTTCGAATGGATGCCAGCATTATCTTGCAAAATCAAGCTGTTGTTGTAGCTATATCAGGTGCGAATAATCTGTCTGGATGTAGGCGAAAAGAGGATAGGGGTAGCTGCCAGCGACCCGTTTGGCTGGACGGCACAGCCCGTAGAAGTTATCACCAGAAAAAAAATATTGAATGATTTCAAAAGGATAGAATTTTTATGCAGGGAACTTTCGGCCGAACTTCTGCTTATTGGGATACCCCTTGATGCCGAAGGGGGGGTTGGCTTGCAGGCTCGCAAGGTGCGAAAGTTTGCCGACAAGCTTCTATTGCACCTTGAAAAATCCGGGATTACGATTCCTATGGAGTACTGGGATGAGAGATACTCCACCGCCGAGGCGGAGCGAAGGCTCGTCGAAAGCGATCTCTCTCGCGCTAAGAGAAAACGCGTCATAGACAAGATGGCTGCGGTTGTAATCCTAGAGGGGTATCTCTTTGCAAACGGGGATGGAAAATAGTTTTGCAGGGGGACGGAATGATAAAAAAATTTTTCAAATTTATTCTTCTGCTGACCTTCATCACCGTGGCCGTGGCGGCCCTCTCATTTTATGTGGCGGCCACCAAGTGGAGGTCCCCTTCCGATGCCGAACTCGATGTGAGGCCAGGTTCTTCCCTCAGGAGTATCGCGGCGCAGATGCACGATGTGGGAATCATAAGGGTCCCCAAACTTTTTGAACTTTACGTCAGGTCGAAGGGGGCGGGTGGAAAGATGAAAGCGGGGATGTACGATTTTCCGGCTGGTATGAACATGATCGAGGCTGCAGGAAAGCTCATCAGCGGAGATGTCCGCGCATACGACTTCACAATCATAGAGGGTTGGAACATAGAGGATATAGCGAAGGCCCTAGTCGGCAAGCCGTTCATAGTAAATGATGATATGCCTGCGGAGTTTAGGAGGCTTGCGCGCGACGAATCGCTCATGGACGAGCTCGGCATTTTTGAGGTCCCCTCTTTCGAAGGGTTTTTATTTCCGGACACATATCGATTCGACTATCCTCTCTCCGCAAAGGATTTCATAAGGCGGCTAGTATCGAGGTTTGATGAGGTTTGGCGATCCGTGCCCTCCGGAGGGGATGGAAGAAGCAGGAACGAGATCATCACGCTTGCCTCTATCGTGGAAAAGGAGACCGGAATTCCATCGGAGAGAGCTTTAGTTGCGGGCGTGTTCATGAACAGGCTTTTGAAGGGGATAGCTCTCCAGAGCGATCCGACGATCATCTACGGTCTTTCGAATTTTGACGGCAACATCAGGAAGCCCGATATATCCAATCCTCATCCATATAACACCTATGTTCACCGCGGGCTGCCGCCTGGCCCAATATGCAATCCTGGCAGGGCTTCAATCATAGCAGCTATGAACCCCGAAAAGACTGAATATTTCTATTTCGTATCGATGAATGACGGCTCACATCACTTTTCCAAGGACCTCGCAGAGCATCTCAAGGCGGTCAGGAGATATCAGACCTTTCGGAGCGATAAATGAACGAAAA of the Myxococcales bacterium genome contains:
- a CDS encoding HAMP domain-containing protein; protein product: MRRTKLIWQIIPLFALIIFMCMAAFAWFSSRSIKSFYIARFSEKMSDKLRIAVDLMPSGMALSRICSELGEIEGMRITAILADGKVACDTSGEAGQMENHSSRPEFAAALRGEISSGVRLSDTTGEEMLYTAVPVLNEKKETGVLRGAVPLTLIKASLTSLYYKIVMTGLAILTVALFISIWFARMIGRPVKQLELAAEKFTEGNFNAHLPDSGSQEISSLCESMKKMRDRLEKLDRVRKDFVSNVSHELRTPVTSIVGFLEMVIEGKDLSDDDRTNFLHTAYKQSERLNSIIDDLLMLARIEQEIEKSEIPMEEVSAKELLAEAVEIASIKADQKGIKIDIFCQSELKLRTNPLLIEHAIANLLDNAIKYSNPDSSVYLNAHREANEVIIRVRDEGCGIPKEHLSRIFERFYRIDKARSRSLGGTGLGLSIVKNIASAHRGYVTASSQTGRGSIFTIHLPQKS
- a CDS encoding response regulator transcription factor — its product is MKKVMIVEDDDAIRELVSQVSLREGFEPKGIASGEIAVEEIRKFSPDLVILDIMLPGRDGLEICKECKLDDKLRDVPIMMLTAKGEESDIVTGLELGACDYITKPFSPKILAARMKAAMRKTSPDPSPTELPVKIHSISIDPKKFEVEIKGKKTDLTATEFRLLYLLAKNPGRVFTRSQIVSSVHGDDYPATDRSVDVQVVGLRKKLGDRAGRFIETVRGVGYRMREDK
- a CDS encoding FAD-binding protein — protein: MPSERKRKILIIGAGLAGQMAAVVAARAGASVTITSVLEPMREYSCEFLNSFNVSSGRSEKFLESFFSKALETSCGLADSKMLRSMCEASRSMAVWLEDIGVRFDRDSNGLVKECADIRCGFSTIRSGEFTSRRISLALFGELLKLSSCGSVFMMNGWEFLSPVIGDAGRCCGAVFINKKSMEIRAIEADATIMSFGGYSSIYSPTLRSSFLDGSALVSSMRGGARAVNPEFMSFAECHHDDHNEDSTPAAYFSLGGLEVDHFHKCSVVGMYAAGEAACAYHGASLLSGNEILSEVYGGFVAGSSAAAGEEDVGHATPPSLLESAVAAEEKLNAKIASHEGSENAYVIARELSELLSSAGRLVGEAEHSADSSLKIAELKARFNSAPLGDKIEWCNQNLLFMRRLEKKFDMAKMLVAACKLRRESRGVSGKPDLSEGSGEVASRSVAIIASGEVEVSNTV
- a CDS encoding 4Fe-4S dicluster domain-containing protein, whose translation is MKKGELEIFLKVKRQDGPDGISYWERFEFSVPAETTVLSLISKISEEPVTDEGKPSTHVCVESSCGRGLCGSCSMLINGRPMLACKTMVSDLDSRITVEPLAKFPVIRDLVTDKSSMCGDLLYHELWSGCESLPSDDGGSPDFARFEAGRQRLSASFMDCLMCGACVEVCPSVTSRSKFPGAWLFSVMLGMSLNCSDLSAIKKMRRSAAGPEGLSQCEGVGNCSEFCPMGLRLSDAMGIAGFEAAVQSLIDFIREES
- a CDS encoding DUF192 domain-containing protein, which gives rise to MKRYLFLLLMLPVIFIACEKMDSAVESATPPPDAVNDHVATPFQGTMNPGAVATIVIGEASFSVEIAESDEERRLGLMNRESIPPNYGMWFVFPELVREPFWMKDTQIPLDIIFVGDDMRVVDIIKNATPGSEDLLKSKDPYRYVLEVNSGSADRYDIEVGDAVEKRVGPK
- a CDS encoding acylphosphatase, with product MKRIKIRVGGRVQGVFYRANTEKEAKALGLTGFVRNLPDGGVEITAEGKKESLEKLARWCQKGPPAAKVDKFDLSWEEPAGEFSAFQIRY
- the ruvX gene encoding Holliday junction resolvase RuvX, translating into MRIICLDVGEKRIGVAASDPFGWTAQPVEVITRKKILNDFKRIEFLCRELSAELLLIGIPLDAEGGVGLQARKVRKFADKLLLHLEKSGITIPMEYWDERYSTAEAERRLVESDLSRAKRKRVIDKMAAVVILEGYLFANGDGK
- the mltG gene encoding endolytic transglycosylase MltG, whose translation is MIKKFFKFILLLTFITVAVAALSFYVAATKWRSPSDAELDVRPGSSLRSIAAQMHDVGIIRVPKLFELYVRSKGAGGKMKAGMYDFPAGMNMIEAAGKLISGDVRAYDFTIIEGWNIEDIAKALVGKPFIVNDDMPAEFRRLARDESLMDELGIFEVPSFEGFLFPDTYRFDYPLSAKDFIRRLVSRFDEVWRSVPSGGDGRSRNEIITLASIVEKETGIPSERALVAGVFMNRLLKGIALQSDPTIIYGLSNFDGNIRKPDISNPHPYNTYVHRGLPPGPICNPGRASIIAAMNPEKTEYFYFVSMNDGSHHFSKDLAEHLKAVRRYQTFRSDK